Proteins encoded by one window of Corythoichthys intestinalis isolate RoL2023-P3 chromosome 20, ASM3026506v1, whole genome shotgun sequence:
- the LOC130908450 gene encoding band 4.1-like protein 3 isoform X4: MTTEQREPQEAESLPEAAARSAPAQVGDGGARDVPPVRRSVSFRTAQTKVTLLDGSVFSCTLEKRARGLQLLDKVCEHINLLERDYFALSFRDADDNKNWLDPGKEIKKQLRGVPWNFSFNVKFYPPNPTQLSEDITRYFLCLQLRQDVASGRLPCSFATHAVLGSYTVQSELGDYDPDECGSDYVGELCLAPNQSKQMEEKIAELHKTHRGMTPAEAEMLFLENVKKLSMYGVDLHHARDSEGVAIMLGVCSSGLLVYRDRLRINRFSWPKILKISYKRNNFYIKVRPEEFEQFESTIAFKLLNHRAAKRLWKVCVEHHSFFRLVSPEEPPKRFLNLGSKFRYSGRTQIQSRRASAQISRPAPNFPRCISKRNLLSRSLDGDMGSGLYVVSKAMTVSDLIATVTPERTREGRSDGGTDRESAFAIIEELHDGLKAEPEPLRKVEREAEVELEREAEQQQQLEREAEQETEREAEQETEREAEQEAELSKVTEASESPLTPEQLDSKLQNTELTETADGDLTATESEQEDDALAGEQRATSRPADVEKPASAIGDLRRSFLEGGGPTGGPTEWEKRLAASPVRRLDDSPMIEPLEADQRRPLSDEMSPQLNALLKSAREQQSFREETLLKTSERLRTITLVPGEEEFMFQVAPGAFMGPPPRQPPPPPPGASLIRADEAAEAVVRDVIKDASRQFKFDDDDELSSQASDDDDSETSQDAISVLAQAVAEDALETGFRESRGPVDVDGDGFNASFPGERDPTEADVGTGSRSVPGARPASGDADDSEESDDDGGCGVNFPSPARALPSGRDPLGASDKSQSRNLDDQEEDGEPLEEVVPTARKTLMFEALGRRVDIDRPVGLLLTSQCFATETSGGSQMSKMVNRGLLETRIEKRIVITGDTEMDPEQEA; this comes from the exons ATGACCACCGAGCAGCGGGAGCCTCAGGAGGCGGAGTCTCTCCCGGAAGCGGCCGCTCGCTCCGCCCCCGCGCAG GTCGGCGACGGCGGCGCCCGAGACGTCCCGCCGGTCAGAAGGTCCGTGAGCTTCAGGACCGCGCAGACCAAAGTCACCTTGCTGGACGGAAGCGTCTTCAGCTGCACGCTTGAG AAACGCGCCCGTGGTCTTCAGTTGCTAGACAAAGTCTGCGAGCACATCAACCTGCTGGAGCGAGACTACTTCGCCTTGTCCTTCAGAGACGCCGACGACAACAAG AACTGGTTGGATCCTGGGAAGGAGATAAAGAAACAGCTCAGAG GCGTCCCCTGGAATTTCTCCTTCAACGTTAAATTTTACCCCCCTAACCCCACTCAGCTCTCTGAGGACATCACCAG GTACTTTCTGTGCCTGCAGCTGCGCCAGGACGTGGCCTCGGGCCGACTCCCGTGTTCCTTCGCCACTCACGCCGTCCTGGGATCCTACACGGTCCAGTCGGAGCTCGGAGACTACGACCCAG ACGAATGCGGCTCCGATTACGTCGGTGAACTTTGCTTGGCTCCGAACCAAAGCAAGCAAATGGAGGAGAAGATCGCCGAGCTTCATAAAACTCACAG AGGAATGACGCCCGCCGAAGCCGAGATGCTTTTCCTGGAAAACGTCAAGAAACTTTCCATGTACGGGGTGGACCTTCATCACGCCAGG GACTCGGAGGGCGTGGCTATCATGCTGGGCGTCTGCAGTAGCGGCCTGCTGGTTTACAGAGACCGACTGAGGATCAACAGGTTTTCCTGGCCCAAGATCCTGAAGATCTCTTACAAAAGAAACAACTTCTACATCAAGGTCCGACCCGAAGAG tttGAGCAGTTCGAATCCACCATCGCGTTTAAGCTCCTCAACCACAGAGCGGCCAAGAGATTGTGGAAAGTTTGCGTGGAGCATCACTCCTTCTTCAG ACTGGTCTCCCCGGAAGAACCTCCCAAGCGTTTTCTCAATCTGGGCTCCAAGTTCCGCTACAGCGGCCGCACTCAAATCCAGAGCCGCAGAGCCAGCGCTCAGATTTCCAGACCTGCGCCCAATTTCCCGAGATGCATCAGCAAGAGGAACTTGCTAAGCCGTAGTCTGGACGGAG ACATGGGCTCGGGTCTGTACGTGGTGTCCAAAGCCATGACCGTCAGCGACCTCATCGCCACGGTGACGCCGGAACGGACGAGGGAGGGGCGGTCCGACGGAGGAACCGATCGGGAGAGCGCGTTTGCAATAA TTGAAGAGCTGCACGACGGTCTGAAGGCGGAGCCAGAGCCGCTACGAAAGGTGGAACGAGAGGCGGAGGTGGAGCTGGAGAGGGAGGcggagcagcagcagcagctggAGAGAGAGGCGGAGcaagagacagagagagaggcAGAGCAAGAGACGGAGAGGGAGGCGGAGCAAGAGGCAGAGTTAAGCAAAGTAACGGAAGCGTCAGAAAGTCCGTTGACTCCCGAGCAACTTGACAGCaaacttcaaaat ACAGAGCTGACAGAAACGGCGGATGGAGACCTGACAGCCACTGAG TCGGAGCAGGAAGACGACGCCTTGGCCGGCGAGCAG CGAGCGACGTCGCGTCCGGCCGATGTGGAGAAGCCGGCGAGCGCCATCGGCGACCTACGGCGCTCCTTCTTGGAGGGCGGCGGCCCGACCGGTGGGCCCACCGAGTGGGAAAAGCGTCTGGCGGCCTCGCCCGTCCGCCGACTGGACGACTCGCCGATGATCGAACCGTTGGAAGCGGACCAG CGGAGGCCTCTGTCAGACGAAATGTCTCCCCAGCTGAACGCTTTGCTGAAGTCGGCCAGAGAACAACAAAGTTTCCGAGAGGAGACGCTCCTGAAG ACTTCAGAGAGGTTGCGGACCATCACGCTGGTGCCCGGGGAGGAGGAGTTTATGTTCCAGGTAGCCCCAGGAGCTTTTATGGGACCGCCTCCGCGGCAACCCCCGCCGCCTCCGCCGGGGGCGTCGCTCATTCGTGCCGATGAAGCCGCGGAGGCCGTGGTCAGGGATGTTATTAAGGACGCTAGCCGTCAATTTAAGTTCGATGATGACGACGAGTTGAGTAGCCAGGCTAGCGACGATGACGATAGCGAGACTAGCCAAGATGCTATCAGCGTGTTAGCGCAGGCGGTCGCGGAAGACGCCTTGGAGACCGGATTCCGAGAAAGTCGGGGACCGGTAGATGTCGACGGGGACGGCTTTAACGCTAGCTTTCCCGGCGAGCGTGACCCGACCGAGGCCGACGTCGGCACCGGGTCCCGTTCCGTACCGGGAGCTCGGCCGGCTTCGGGCGACGCGGATGACTCCGAGGAATCCGATGACGACGGAGGCTGCGGGGTTAACTTCCCTTCCCCTGCTAGAGCCCTGCCCTCCGGGCGAGATCCCCTCGGCGCAAGCGATAAATCGCAGTCTCGCAACCTGGACGACCAGGAGGAGGATGGGGAACCTCTGGAAGAG GTGGTTCCCACGGCGAGGAAGACTTTGATGTTCGAAGCTCTGGGG AGACGAGTGGACATAGATCGTCCCGTGGGACTGCTGCTGACTTCGCAATGCTTCGCCACAGAGACGTCCGGAGGCTCTCAAATGAGCAAG ATGGTGAATCGAGGACTTTTGGAAACCAGGATCGAGAAAAGGATCGTGATTACCGGAGACACCGAGATGGACCCGGAGCAG GAAGCCTGA